The Flavivirga eckloniae genomic interval TCTGTGCTTGGAGATACATCAAAATAAGCTTCTCCATAAACTAATTCTACTTGACGCATTTCTCCTTTTATAAAACTTACTGGATATTTTAATTGAGATTCTGAATTTAACCAAACTTGAGTGCCATCAGATAATTCGATAAAAAATTGCCCACCTCTAGGTATGGTTAAATAGTTATAGGCTATTTCTGATTTGGAATTCGTTGTGGCATTATAGATTAATTTTTCGCCATTACTTTGTAAATTATCTGAGATGTATTCTTGACCTTTTTCTAGGGCCACTACTGTTCCATCTTCTAATGTTAATATTGCTTTATCTGTCCCTATCTCTATATTATTGTTTATTGTTATTGGGGTTTCCTCTATTGTTGTGTTAAATAAACTGTCTCTAAAGAAATAACTTGATGCCAATATGCCAATAAATATGGCTGCTGCAGTATACTTCCAATACGTATTAGTTTTCGTTTTGGGTGTTTTTATATTCTTTTGAATAGCTAGCCATCCTTTTTCAACATCAATGTTGTCTATATCATTTCCATCTATAAAATTCTTTTTTACAGAATTAAAATAGTCTCTGTGAAGGCTTGATTCATCATACCATTTATTAAAAACAATCACTTCTTCTGAAGTAAGTGTTTTATTAAGTTTTTTTATAATAAGTTTAAATTCCATCTTACACATTTTTCTGCTTACTATAAGGTAGACAGCTAAAATCTATAAAAGGGTGACAAAAGATGAAAAGAATTTTTAAAATAAGTAGAAAAATATAAATTATTGATAATCAGTATTTTTATTGATTAATCTGCAGTAGTATTAAAATTGAAGTCACTAATTCTGTAATTTTTGCCTTTGCTCTTTTGAGTTGCGTTTTAACTGTATTTATAGATATACCTAGTTCGTTAGCAATTTCTGAATAGGTATAATTGTGTAAAAACTTAAGTTTGACAATTTGTTGCATTTTTTCAGGAAGCGAATCAACAATTTTTAAGATTTGATGGTATATCACTTTTTTGTCTTCCTCTGTGTTAGAATCAAAAACATGTTCGGTAATTAGATTGATGTTAAATTCTAAAAACTCATAATTATCTGTAATCTTTATCGACTTTAAATAATTAAAACACCTATTACGAACCATAGTAAACAGATATCCTCTTAAAGAGGTCTTTATTTTTAACTTACCTGCATTTTCCCATATATAAATGAATACTTCTTGTACAATATCCTCACTTGAATCTTTGTCAAAAAGATATCTATTAGCATATTGTACTAAGCTTAGATAATTTTTATCAAAAAAAACTTTAAAAACTTTAGAATTCTTCTTACTTATTTCATCAAGAATAAGATTCATGAATAATGTACTAATAGAATTAAATCAAATCTATGAAAAAGAAAAGGGTGATTTGTAATTTTATCTAAAGATAATAAATACTTTAAGTTAAGTATTGTTTTATTTCAAAATTAAAGGAACTCCCTTATAATCTAGCTTTGCTAGATAGAAAACGACTTAATCTAATACAAAAGGTAGCACATCACCCGTTGCTCCATTAGGAAAAGCAATTCCTAACAAAGCAGAAATGGTTGGTACGATATCCGTTATGTA includes:
- a CDS encoding FecR family protein — protein: MEFKLIIKKLNKTLTSEEVIVFNKWYDESSLHRDYFNSVKKNFIDGNDIDNIDVEKGWLAIQKNIKTPKTKTNTYWKYTAAAIFIGILASSYFFRDSLFNTTIEETPITINNNIEIGTDKAILTLEDGTVVALEKGQEYISDNLQSNGEKLIYNATTNSKSEIAYNYLTIPRGGQFFIELSDGTQVWLNSESQLKYPVSFIKGEMRQVELVYGEAYFDVSPSTEHDDAKFRVNNQSLEIDVLGTEFNIKAYKDETNIYTTLVEGKVVLHSNTTREHLIPGQQSDFNLNTNAMTLKMVDVYNEISWKEGVFSFERKSLKDIMKVISRWYDFEVIFTNEAIEKKKFFGVLGKDQNIEEILKTIQDFGVIKTYEINNKTIILK
- a CDS encoding RNA polymerase sigma factor, with the translated sequence MNLILDEISKKNSKVFKVFFDKNYLSLVQYANRYLFDKDSSEDIVQEVFIYIWENAGKLKIKTSLRGYLFTMVRNRCFNYLKSIKITDNYEFLEFNINLITEHVFDSNTEEDKKVIYHQILKIVDSLPEKMQQIVKLKFLHNYTYSEIANELGISINTVKTQLKRAKAKITELVTSILILLQINQ